A single Staphylococcus muscae DNA region contains:
- the topA gene encoding type I DNA topoisomerase, whose product MAENLVIVESPAKAKTIEKYLGKKYKVIASMGHVRDLPRSQMGVDVEDNYEPKYITIRGKGPVVKELKRHAKKAKKVFLASDPDREGEAIAWHLANILELQDQTDNRVVFNEITKDAVKASFKNPRGIEMELVDAQQARRILDRLVGYNISPVLWKKVKKGLSAGRVQSVALRLVIDRENEIRNFKPEEYWTIEGAFRYQKSKFTAKFLHYKGKPFKLTNQDDVKLITNALDGDRFEVTKVTKKERTRKPANPFTTSTLQQEAARKLNFKARKTMMIAQQLYEGIDLKRGGTVGLITYMRTDSTRISKDAQAEAKSYIEDQYGNEYISKSVSKGKQGDQDAHEAIRPTSTLRTPDDVKNYLTRDQFRLYKLIWERFVASQMAPAILDTVAVDLEQGDIKFRANGQTIKFKGFMTLYVEANDDATKEKENRLPKLEEGNEVIATNIDPAQHFTQPPPRYTEARLVKTLEELKIGRPSTYAPTIDTIQKRNYVKSESKRFVPTELGEIVHEQVKEYFPEIIDVDFTVNMETLLDKIADGDIAWRKVVGDFYNSFKQDVARAESEMEKIEIKDEPAGEDCEKCGSPMVIKMGRYGKFMACSNFPDCRNTKAIVKPIGVKCPTCKDGDVVERKSKKNRLFYGCSNYPECDFVSWDKPVGRDCPKCNHYLVEQKKGRTTQVVCSNCDYKEEAVK is encoded by the coding sequence TTGGCAGAGAATCTTGTCATTGTTGAATCGCCTGCAAAAGCTAAAACAATCGAAAAATATTTAGGAAAAAAATATAAAGTCATTGCTTCTATGGGACATGTGCGAGATTTACCACGCAGTCAAATGGGTGTGGACGTAGAAGATAACTATGAGCCTAAATATATTACAATTCGTGGTAAAGGGCCTGTCGTAAAAGAATTGAAACGACATGCAAAGAAAGCAAAAAAAGTTTTCCTTGCAAGTGACCCCGATCGCGAAGGTGAGGCAATTGCATGGCATTTGGCAAATATACTTGAACTACAAGATCAAACAGATAATAGAGTCGTATTCAACGAAATTACAAAAGACGCAGTAAAGGCAAGTTTCAAAAACCCACGTGGTATCGAAATGGAGCTCGTTGATGCACAACAAGCACGACGTATTTTAGATAGATTAGTAGGTTATAACATTTCACCAGTATTATGGAAAAAAGTGAAAAAGGGCTTGTCAGCAGGTCGTGTGCAATCAGTGGCACTTCGATTAGTTATTGATCGTGAAAATGAAATTAGAAACTTCAAACCAGAAGAGTACTGGACGATTGAAGGGGCATTCCGATATCAAAAATCAAAATTTACAGCTAAGTTTCTTCATTATAAAGGGAAACCATTTAAGCTAACGAATCAAGATGACGTGAAGTTGATTACAAATGCGTTAGATGGTGATCGATTCGAAGTAACGAAGGTAACTAAAAAAGAACGAACTCGTAAACCAGCAAATCCGTTTACGACATCTACTTTGCAACAAGAAGCTGCACGTAAACTGAACTTCAAAGCACGTAAAACGATGATGATTGCACAACAGTTGTATGAAGGAATCGACTTAAAACGTGGAGGTACAGTCGGTTTAATCACGTATATGAGAACGGATTCAACACGTATCTCTAAAGATGCTCAAGCTGAAGCAAAATCATACATTGAAGATCAATACGGAAACGAATATATTTCTAAATCAGTCAGCAAAGGGAAACAAGGCGACCAAGATGCCCATGAAGCGATTCGCCCAACGAGCACGTTGCGTACACCAGATGACGTAAAGAACTATTTGACACGTGATCAATTCCGTTTGTACAAATTGATTTGGGAACGCTTCGTAGCAAGTCAAATGGCACCTGCTATTCTTGATACGGTTGCCGTTGATTTAGAACAAGGTGATATCAAGTTCCGTGCAAATGGCCAAACAATCAAGTTTAAAGGTTTTATGACATTGTATGTGGAAGCCAACGATGATGCGACGAAAGAAAAAGAAAATCGTCTTCCTAAATTAGAAGAAGGCAATGAAGTGATTGCGACGAATATTGATCCTGCGCAACACTTCACGCAGCCACCACCACGTTATACGGAAGCACGACTTGTTAAAACTTTAGAAGAGTTGAAGATTGGACGACCTTCGACTTACGCACCAACGATTGATACGATTCAAAAACGTAACTACGTTAAAAGTGAAAGCAAGCGTTTCGTACCAACTGAACTTGGTGAAATTGTGCATGAACAAGTGAAAGAGTACTTCCCAGAAATTATTGATGTCGACTTCACGGTGAACATGGAAACATTGCTGGATAAAATTGCTGATGGCGACATTGCTTGGCGAAAAGTGGTCGGTGATTTTTACAATAGTTTCAAACAAGATGTTGCACGTGCTGAATCAGAGATGGAAAAGATTGAAATTAAAGATGAACCAGCGGGCGAAGATTGTGAGAAATGTGGTTCGCCGATGGTGATTAAAATGGGACGTTATGGCAAATTCATGGCTTGTTCAAATTTCCCGGATTGTCGAAATACGAAAGCAATAGTTAAGCCAATCGGTGTGAAATGCCCAACATGTAAAGACGGCGATGTTGTAGAACGTAAGTCTAAGAAGAATCGTCTGTTCTACGGTTGTTCAAACTATCCAGAATGTGACTTTGTTTCATGGGATAAACCGGTTGGGCGTGATTGTCCGAAATGTAATCACTATTTAGTAGAACAGAAAAAAGGTCGCACAACGCAAGTCGTTTGTTCGAACTGTGATTATAAAGAAGAAGCAGTAAAATAA
- the trmFO gene encoding FADH(2)-oxidizing methylenetetrahydrofolate--tRNA-(uracil(54)-C(5))-methyltransferase TrmFO, giving the protein MTTVNIIGAGLAGSEAAYQLAQRGVKVNLYEMRPVKQTPAHHTDKFAELVCSNSLRGNALTNAVGVLKEEMRRLDSLIIVAADKARVPAGGALAVDRHDFAGYITDTLKNHPNVTVKNEEITQIPEGPTIIATGPLTTEGLAEEIVSLTGADQLYFYDAAAPIIEKDSIDMDKVYLKSRYDKGEAAYLNCPMTKEEFERFYEATLAAEAAPMKDFEKEKYFEGCMPFEVMASRGPKTLLFGPMKPVGLEDPKTGKRPYAVVQLRQDDAAGTLYNIVGFQTRLKWGEQKEVLRLIPGLENVDIVRYGVMHRNTFINSPGVLSETYEFKARPNLFFAGQMTGVEGYVESAASGMIAGINMAHRMLGKGDVIFPRETMLGSMAYYISHAENNKNFQPMNANFGLVPALPERIKDKKERYEALADRALTYLDSFKKTLN; this is encoded by the coding sequence ATGACAACAGTCAACATTATTGGAGCTGGACTGGCAGGGTCAGAAGCAGCCTATCAACTTGCGCAACGTGGCGTAAAAGTGAACTTATATGAGATGCGTCCTGTGAAGCAAACACCAGCGCATCATACTGATAAATTTGCGGAACTTGTATGTTCAAACTCTTTAAGAGGGAACGCACTTACAAATGCAGTCGGTGTTTTAAAAGAAGAAATGCGTCGCTTGGATTCACTCATCATTGTCGCAGCAGATAAGGCACGTGTGCCAGCGGGTGGTGCACTTGCGGTTGACCGCCATGACTTTGCGGGCTACATCACAGATACATTAAAAAACCATCCGAATGTAACTGTTAAAAATGAAGAGATTACTCAAATTCCAGAAGGACCTACGATTATAGCGACTGGTCCTTTAACAACAGAAGGGCTTGCGGAAGAGATTGTCTCATTGACAGGCGCGGATCAATTATATTTCTATGATGCAGCAGCACCAATTATCGAAAAAGATTCAATAGATATGGATAAAGTGTACTTGAAGTCTCGCTATGACAAGGGAGAAGCAGCTTACCTTAACTGTCCAATGACAAAAGAAGAGTTCGAACGTTTCTATGAAGCAACATTGGCAGCGGAAGCAGCACCGATGAAAGACTTTGAAAAAGAAAAGTATTTCGAAGGTTGTATGCCATTTGAAGTAATGGCAAGTCGTGGACCGAAAACATTGTTGTTTGGACCGATGAAACCAGTCGGACTTGAAGATCCAAAGACAGGAAAACGTCCGTATGCAGTGGTACAGTTGCGACAAGATGACGCAGCAGGCACACTATATAACATTGTAGGATTTCAAACACGTCTGAAGTGGGGCGAACAAAAAGAAGTGTTGCGACTTATCCCTGGACTCGAGAATGTTGATATCGTTCGTTATGGTGTGATGCATCGAAATACTTTCATCAACTCACCGGGAGTCTTATCAGAAACATATGAGTTCAAGGCGCGTCCAAACTTATTCTTTGCTGGTCAGATGACAGGTGTTGAAGGCTACGTTGAGAGTGCAGCAAGTGGAATGATTGCGGGTATTAATATGGCACACCGTATGTTAGGTAAAGGTGATGTGATCTTCCCGAGAGAAACGATGTTAGGTAGTATGGCTTATTATATTTCTCATGCGGAGAACAACAAAAACTTTCAGCCGATGAATGCAAACTTTGGATTAGTACCAGCATTGCCTGAACGAATTAAAGATAAGAAAGAACGTTATGAAGCACTTGCAGATCGCGCATTGACTTATCTTGATAGCTTTAAAAAGACATTGAATTAA
- a CDS encoding tyrosine recombinase XerC produces MEQIQQQFLNMLKYERLFSEHTLKAYHDDIVQFNRFLAQEQLTLQSFSYQEARGFLQLLYDMGLQRTTVSRKISTLRSFYAYWMTIDEHITNPFVQLVHPKKERYLPSFFYAEEMEALFQTVIQDSKKGLRDRVVLELLYATGIRVSELVGLKKSNVDLSMSLLKVMGKGQKERIIPFGEFCRQSIIDYFSSFGPIQHATHDYLIVNMQGKPITERGIRYLLNDIVKRTTGVTSIHPHKLRHTFATHLLDAGADLRTVQNLLGHVNLSTTGRYTHVTNQQLRHVYLQAHPRATKGEK; encoded by the coding sequence TTGGAACAAATCCAACAACAATTTCTTAATATGCTCAAATATGAGCGCCTATTCTCAGAACATACTTTAAAAGCATATCATGATGATATCGTTCAATTTAATCGCTTCTTGGCACAAGAGCAACTCACATTGCAATCCTTCAGTTACCAAGAGGCAAGGGGATTTTTACAATTGTTATATGACATGGGGTTGCAGCGTACAACGGTCTCACGTAAGATTTCAACGTTGCGCAGCTTCTATGCGTATTGGATGACGATAGACGAGCATATCACAAATCCATTTGTACAATTAGTTCACCCGAAGAAAGAACGCTACTTACCATCATTTTTTTATGCGGAAGAAATGGAAGCGCTGTTTCAAACAGTCATTCAAGATTCAAAAAAAGGTTTGAGAGATCGCGTTGTTCTTGAGCTACTTTATGCGACAGGCATACGTGTATCTGAGCTCGTAGGGCTTAAAAAGTCAAATGTTGATTTATCAATGTCTTTACTCAAAGTAATGGGGAAAGGACAGAAAGAACGCATCATACCGTTTGGAGAGTTTTGTCGTCAAAGTATCATTGACTATTTTTCTTCTTTCGGTCCGATACAGCACGCCACACACGATTATCTCATCGTGAATATGCAAGGGAAGCCCATTACAGAAAGGGGTATCCGCTATCTATTGAATGATATTGTAAAACGGACAACAGGTGTTACGTCAATTCACCCACATAAGTTGCGCCATACGTTTGCTACACATTTATTAGATGCAGGTGCTGACCTAAGAACTGTACAGAACTTGTTAGGGCATGTGAACTTGTCGACGACAGGACGGTATACACATGTAACAAATCAACAACTACGACATGTTTATTTACAAGCACATCCACGTGCAACAAAAGGAGAGAAATGA
- the hslV gene encoding ATP-dependent protease subunit HslV, translating into MSSSIHATTIYAVRHNGQAAMAGDGQVTLGQQVIMKNTAKKVRKLYNGKVVAGFAGSVADAFTLFEKFEMKLQQYSGKLERAAVELAKEWRGDKQLRQLEAMLIVMDDSNLLVVSGTGEVIAPDDDLIAIGSGGNFALSAGRALKRHASHLSAREMAYESLKVASEICVFTNDHIIVEEL; encoded by the coding sequence ATGAGTTCATCAATTCATGCAACAACAATTTACGCAGTAAGACATAACGGACAAGCTGCAATGGCTGGTGATGGTCAAGTGACTTTAGGTCAACAGGTCATCATGAAAAATACAGCTAAAAAGGTGAGAAAGCTTTATAATGGTAAAGTTGTCGCTGGGTTTGCTGGTAGTGTGGCAGACGCTTTCACATTGTTTGAAAAATTCGAAATGAAACTACAACAATACAGTGGCAAACTTGAAAGAGCAGCAGTAGAACTTGCAAAAGAGTGGCGTGGCGACAAACAATTACGTCAATTAGAAGCGATGTTAATCGTAATGGACGACTCAAATCTACTAGTTGTCAGTGGGACTGGAGAAGTCATTGCACCTGATGACGACCTGATTGCGATTGGTTCAGGTGGTAACTTTGCACTCAGTGCAGGTCGTGCGTTAAAACGACATGCGTCACATCTTTCTGCACGTGAAATGGCTTACGAAAGTTTAAAAGTTGCATCTGAGATTTGTGTATTTACAAATGATCATATCATCGTTGAAGAATTATAA
- the hslU gene encoding ATP-dependent protease ATPase subunit HslU: MDTNGIKLTPKDIVSELNTYIVGQDEAKKKVAIALRNRYRRSLLDDETKQEIAPKNILMMGPTGVGKTEIARRMAKIVGAPFIKVEATKFTEVGYVGRDVESMVRDLVDVAVRLVKDQKKAAVQDEASEKANDKLVKLLVPSMKKKAAQNMNNPLESLFGGSLPNFGQQQEEEEEPPTEEIKTKRSEIRRQLLAGQLEEEKVRVKVEQDPGALGMLGTQQNEQMQEMMNQLMPKKKVEKEVPVKTARKILTDEFADQMIDHETANQEALELAEQMGIIFIDEIDKVATSSSHGGGQDVSRQGVQRDILPILEGSVVKTKYGTVSTEHVLFIGAGAFHVSKPSDLIPELQGRFPIRVELESLTVDDFVRILTEPKLSLIKQYELLLKTEEVTVNFTDEAIQRLAEMAYHVNQETDNIGARRLHTILEKMLEDLSFEAANMPHAHVDITPQYVDDKLKTISTNKDLSEFIL; the protein is encoded by the coding sequence ATGGATACAAACGGTATTAAGTTAACGCCGAAAGATATTGTCTCAGAACTAAATACGTATATTGTTGGACAAGATGAAGCGAAGAAGAAGGTTGCAATCGCATTGCGTAACAGATATCGTCGCAGCTTATTAGATGATGAGACAAAGCAAGAGATTGCCCCAAAAAATATTTTGATGATGGGGCCGACAGGTGTGGGTAAAACTGAAATTGCAAGACGTATGGCTAAAATTGTCGGCGCACCATTTATCAAAGTAGAAGCAACAAAGTTTACAGAAGTAGGCTATGTTGGTCGTGATGTTGAAAGTATGGTGCGTGATCTTGTAGATGTTGCTGTTCGTCTCGTTAAAGACCAGAAGAAAGCAGCGGTTCAAGACGAAGCATCTGAAAAGGCGAATGACAAGCTTGTAAAGTTACTTGTTCCCAGCATGAAGAAAAAAGCAGCACAAAATATGAACAATCCATTGGAATCATTGTTTGGTGGTTCACTTCCAAATTTCGGTCAGCAGCAAGAAGAAGAGGAAGAGCCGCCAACAGAGGAAATCAAAACGAAACGTTCTGAAATTCGACGACAGTTGTTGGCTGGTCAGTTGGAAGAAGAAAAGGTACGTGTAAAGGTTGAGCAAGACCCCGGTGCACTCGGTATGTTAGGAACGCAACAAAATGAGCAAATGCAAGAAATGATGAATCAACTCATGCCTAAGAAAAAGGTTGAAAAAGAAGTGCCTGTAAAAACAGCACGTAAAATTTTAACGGATGAATTTGCAGATCAAATGATTGACCATGAAACTGCAAACCAAGAAGCACTTGAACTAGCAGAACAAATGGGAATTATTTTTATCGATGAGATTGATAAAGTGGCAACGTCAAGCAGTCACGGTGGTGGACAAGACGTGTCACGACAAGGTGTTCAGAGAGATATCTTACCTATTCTGGAAGGTAGCGTTGTCAAAACGAAATATGGTACGGTAAGTACAGAACACGTACTATTCATTGGTGCGGGTGCTTTCCACGTATCAAAACCGAGTGATCTCATTCCAGAATTACAAGGGCGTTTTCCAATTCGTGTTGAATTAGAAAGCTTAACGGTAGATGATTTTGTAAGGATTTTAACAGAACCGAAATTATCACTCATTAAGCAATACGAATTGTTGCTGAAGACGGAGGAGGTTACTGTTAATTTCACAGATGAAGCAATTCAACGTCTTGCTGAAATGGCGTACCATGTGAACCAAGAAACGGACAACATTGGTGCGAGACGCTTGCATACAATATTAGAAAAAATGCTTGAAGATTTATCATTTGAAGCGGCCAATATGCCACATGCACATGTCGATATTACACCTCAATATGTAGATGATAAATTGAAGACAATTTCAACGAATAAAGATCTTAGCGAATTTATATTATAA
- the codY gene encoding GTP-sensing pleiotropic transcriptional regulator CodY, which produces MSLLIKTRELSSLLQKHKGISVNFKDVAQTISKVTVTNVFIVSRRGKILGSCLNELLKNDRIIKMLDDKHIPDAYTEKLMHVYETTSNIDIEDPLSVFPLESRSLFEDSKTTIFPIIGGGERLGTLVLGRLSDPFEENDLVLGEYAATVIGMEILREKHSEIEAEARDKAAISMAINSLSYSEKEAIDHIFEELGGTEGLLIASKVADRVGITRSVIVNALRKLESAGVIESRSLGMKGTFIKVKKHAFLDELERIE; this is translated from the coding sequence ATGAGCTTATTAATAAAGACTAGAGAACTCAGTAGCTTATTACAAAAACATAAAGGAATTTCAGTTAACTTTAAAGATGTTGCACAAACAATTAGTAAAGTAACAGTTACAAATGTATTTATTGTCTCCCGAAGAGGGAAAATTTTAGGATCGTGCTTAAACGAATTATTAAAAAATGACCGTATTATTAAAATGTTAGACGATAAACATATTCCAGATGCTTATACTGAAAAATTGATGCATGTTTATGAAACAACATCTAATATTGATATTGAAGACCCATTATCTGTGTTCCCATTAGAGAGTAGAAGCTTATTTGAAGATTCAAAAACAACAATTTTTCCAATTATCGGTGGTGGAGAACGTTTAGGTACATTAGTATTAGGTCGTTTGTCTGATCCATTTGAGGAAAACGATCTTGTATTAGGTGAATACGCAGCTACGGTTATCGGTATGGAAATCTTACGTGAAAAACATTCTGAAATTGAAGCAGAAGCGCGTGATAAAGCAGCAATCTCTATGGCGATTAACTCTTTATCATATTCAGAAAAAGAAGCGATTGATCATATCTTTGAAGAGCTTGGTGGCACAGAAGGATTATTAATTGCATCGAAAGTAGCAGACCGTGTAGGTATAACACGTTCAGTTATCGTAAATGCTTTGCGTAAATTGGAAAGTGCAGGCGTTATCGAATCACGTTCACTCGGTATGAAAGGAACATTCATCAAAGTGAAAAAGCATGCATTTCTTGATGAATTAGAACGTATAGAATAG
- the rpsB gene encoding 30S ribosomal protein S2: MAVISMKQLLEAGVHFGHQTRRWNPKMKKYIFTERNGIYIIDLQKTVKKVEEAYNFVKQVSEEGGKVLFVGTKKQAQESVKAEAERAGQFYVNQRWLGGILTNFKTISKRVHRISEIEKMEEDGTFDVLPKKEVVELKKEYDRLIKFLGGIRDMKSMPQALFVVDPRKERNAIAEARKLNIPIVGIVDTNCDPDEIDYVIPANDDAIRAVKLLTGKMADAVLEGQQGVSNDEVAAEQNIDLNEDEKAETTEAESTEASVESK, encoded by the coding sequence ATGGCAGTTATTTCAATGAAACAATTGTTAGAAGCTGGTGTTCACTTCGGTCATCAAACACGCCGTTGGAACCCAAAAATGAAAAAGTACATCTTCACTGAGCGTAACGGTATTTACATTATCGACTTACAAAAAACAGTGAAAAAAGTTGAAGAAGCTTACAACTTTGTGAAACAAGTATCTGAAGAAGGCGGTAAAGTCTTATTCGTTGGTACTAAAAAGCAAGCACAAGAATCAGTGAAAGCTGAAGCAGAACGTGCTGGACAATTTTACGTTAACCAAAGATGGTTAGGTGGAATCTTAACAAACTTCAAAACAATTTCTAAACGTGTACACCGCATTTCAGAAATTGAAAAAATGGAAGAAGATGGTACATTCGATGTACTTCCTAAAAAAGAAGTTGTTGAACTTAAAAAAGAATACGACCGTTTAATCAAATTCTTAGGCGGTATTCGTGATATGAAATCAATGCCACAAGCATTGTTCGTAGTTGACCCACGTAAAGAGCGTAACGCAATTGCAGAAGCTCGTAAATTAAACATCCCAATCGTTGGTATTGTTGATACAAACTGTGACCCAGATGAAATCGACTACGTAATCCCAGCGAACGATGATGCGATTCGTGCGGTTAAATTATTAACTGGTAAAATGGCAGACGCTGTCTTAGAAGGTCAACAAGGCGTATCTAACGACGAAGTAGCTGCTGAACAAAACATCGACTTAAACGAAGATGAAAAAGCAGAAACAACTGAAGCAGAATCAACTGAAGCATCTGTTGAATCTAAGTAA
- the tsf gene encoding translation elongation factor Ts — protein sequence MAISAKLVKELRERTGAGMMDCKKALEATEGDIDKAIDYLREKGIAKAAKKADRIAAEGITHVEVKGNDAVVVEINSETDFVARNEGFQELVKEIANQILDTKVETVEALNDTTLPNGKKVSEHMTEAISTIGEKLSLRRFEVKTKTDNDAFGAYLHMGGRIGVLSVVEGSTDEEAAKDVAMHIAAINPKYVSSDQVSEEEIAHEREVLKQQALNEGKPENIVEKMVEGRLRKYLQEICAVNQDFVKDPDQTVEQFLKAKGGKLVDFVRYEVGEGLEKREENFADEVKGQMK from the coding sequence ATGGCAATTTCAGCTAAACTTGTAAAAGAATTACGTGAAAGAACTGGCGCTGGCATGATGGACTGTAAAAAAGCGCTTGAAGCAACTGAAGGTGACATCGATAAAGCGATTGACTACCTACGTGAAAAAGGTATTGCAAAAGCTGCTAAGAAAGCAGACCGTATCGCAGCAGAAGGTATTACACATGTAGAAGTTAAAGGTAACGACGCTGTTGTAGTTGAAATCAACTCAGAAACAGACTTCGTTGCACGTAACGAAGGTTTCCAAGAACTTGTTAAAGAAATCGCTAACCAAATCTTAGACACAAAAGTAGAAACAGTTGAAGCGTTAAACGATACAACATTACCAAACGGTAAAAAAGTATCTGAACACATGACTGAAGCAATCTCAACAATTGGTGAAAAATTAAGCTTACGTCGTTTTGAAGTGAAAACTAAAACTGACAACGATGCATTCGGTGCATACTTACACATGGGTGGACGTATCGGTGTACTTTCAGTTGTTGAAGGTTCAACTGACGAAGAAGCTGCAAAAGATGTTGCAATGCATATCGCAGCAATCAACCCTAAATATGTTTCTTCTGATCAAGTAAGCGAAGAAGAAATCGCACACGAAAGAGAAGTATTAAAACAACAAGCATTAAACGAAGGTAAACCAGAAAACATCGTAGAAAAAATGGTTGAAGGTCGTTTACGTAAATACTTACAAGAAATCTGTGCAGTTAACCAAGATTTCGTTAAAGATCCAGACCAAACTGTTGAACAGTTCCTTAAAGCTAAAGGTGGTAAATTAGTTGACTTCGTTCGTTACGAAGTGGGTGAAGGTTTAGAAAAACGTGAAGAAAACTTCGCTGACGAAGTAAAAGGACAAATGAAATAA
- the pyrH gene encoding UMP kinase produces the protein MTETSKYKRVVLKLSGEALAGEKGFGINPIIIKSIAQQVAEVAKLDTEVAVIVGGGNIWRGKTGSDLGMDRGTADYMGMLATVMNALALQDSLEQLDCDTRVLTSIEMKQVAEPYIRRRAIRHLEKKRVVIFAAGIGNPYFSTDTTAALRAAEVEAEVILMGKNNVDGVYSADPKVDPNAQKYERLTYIQLLQEGLQVMDSTASSFCMDNDIPLKVFSIMEEGNIKRAVLGEDIGTIITK, from the coding sequence ATGACTGAAACTTCAAAATATAAGCGTGTAGTATTAAAACTTAGTGGAGAAGCATTGGCAGGAGAAAAAGGATTTGGTATTAATCCAATCATTATTAAAAGTATTGCACAACAAGTTGCAGAAGTTGCTAAACTAGATACGGAAGTCGCTGTAATTGTGGGTGGCGGAAATATTTGGCGTGGTAAAACAGGCAGTGACTTAGGTATGGACCGAGGAACAGCGGACTATATGGGAATGCTTGCAACTGTAATGAACGCATTAGCCTTGCAAGATAGCTTAGAGCAACTTGATTGTGATACACGTGTATTAACATCAATCGAGATGAAACAAGTCGCAGAACCATATATCCGTCGTCGTGCAATTCGTCATTTAGAGAAGAAACGTGTCGTTATTTTTGCTGCCGGCATCGGTAACCCATATTTCTCAACAGATACCACTGCAGCATTGCGTGCAGCTGAAGTAGAAGCTGAAGTAATTTTAATGGGTAAAAATAACGTAGATGGTGTTTATTCTGCGGATCCAAAGGTAGATCCTAACGCACAAAAATATGAGCGTTTAACTTATATTCAATTACTACAAGAAGGATTACAAGTAATGGATTCGACAGCCTCTTCATTCTGTATGGACAACGATATTCCATTAAAAGTCTTCTCTATCATGGAAGAAGGAAATATCAAACGTGCTGTATTAGGTGAAGATATCGGAACAATTATTACGAAATAA
- the frr gene encoding ribosome recycling factor, translated as MNAIIKDAKDRMKKSAENLSRELAQINAGRANSNLLSGVNADYYGAPTPVQQLASINVPEARLLVISPYDKTSLKEIERAIIAANLGVNPTSDGEVIRITVPALTEERRKELVKDVKKAGENAKVSVRNIRRDANDSLKKQEKNGEISEDELRVSSDEVQDVTNEAIKEIDQLVADKEKDIMSV; from the coding sequence ATGAATGCAATTATTAAAGATGCAAAAGATCGTATGAAAAAATCTGCTGAGAACTTATCACGCGAATTAGCGCAAATCAATGCAGGTCGAGCAAACTCTAACTTGTTATCAGGTGTGAATGCAGATTACTATGGTGCGCCAACACCTGTTCAACAATTGGCTAGCATTAATGTACCAGAAGCACGTTTATTAGTGATTTCTCCATATGATAAAACGTCATTGAAAGAAATCGAACGTGCTATTATTGCTGCAAACTTAGGTGTCAACCCTACAAGTGATGGTGAAGTGATTCGTATCACGGTTCCAGCTTTAACAGAAGAGCGTCGTAAAGAGCTTGTTAAAGATGTGAAAAAAGCAGGAGAAAATGCGAAAGTCTCTGTTCGTAACATTCGTCGTGATGCCAATGACTCATTGAAAAAGCAAGAGAAAAATGGTGAAATCTCAGAAGATGAATTACGTGTTTCTTCAGATGAAGTTCAAGACGTTACAAATGAGGCAATCAAAGAAATCGATCAACTCGTTGCAGATAAAGAAAAAGATATTATGTCTGTATAG